A region from the Salidesulfovibrio onnuriiensis genome encodes:
- a CDS encoding bifunctional enoyl-CoA hydratase/phosphate acetyltransferase yields the protein MIRTMDEMLAKAAEYGERARIAVACAHDCEVLKAVGRAQEKGIGSFLLVGEAEKIASLSERLGVCVSGCSVIDARGEAEGAARAVELVASGEAQVLLKGFLDTGVFLRAVLNKETGLVNGDMISHTVLMDMPAADKMYFLTDAAMVIKPSLEEKKQIILNALRVTSALGLENPIVGVLAESEKVNPKMQATTDAQALKDMAAQGEIPGCRIGGPYALDNAISRRAAEHKGMDDPLAGHADILLAPDLAAGNILYKGLMYFAGSKAAGAIVGTRAPVVLNSRADTDETKLNAMALGVLMAAERGLL from the coding sequence ATGATCAGGACAATGGATGAAATGTTGGCAAAAGCCGCCGAATATGGAGAACGCGCCAGGATCGCCGTGGCCTGCGCCCACGACTGCGAAGTGCTCAAGGCCGTGGGCCGGGCGCAGGAAAAGGGCATCGGCTCCTTCCTGCTGGTGGGCGAGGCGGAAAAGATAGCCTCCCTGTCCGAGCGGCTGGGCGTCTGCGTCTCGGGATGCTCGGTCATCGACGCCCGGGGCGAGGCCGAAGGCGCGGCCAGGGCCGTGGAGCTGGTGGCCTCGGGCGAGGCCCAGGTGCTGCTCAAGGGATTCCTGGATACGGGCGTGTTCCTGCGTGCCGTGCTCAACAAGGAGACCGGCCTGGTCAACGGCGACATGATCAGCCACACCGTGCTCATGGACATGCCCGCCGCGGACAAGATGTATTTCCTCACGGATGCGGCCATGGTCATCAAGCCCAGCCTGGAGGAGAAGAAGCAGATCATCCTCAACGCCCTTCGGGTGACCTCGGCCCTGGGCCTGGAGAATCCCATCGTGGGCGTGCTGGCCGAATCCGAGAAGGTCAACCCCAAGATGCAGGCCACCACGGACGCCCAGGCGCTCAAGGACATGGCCGCCCAAGGCGAGATCCCGGGATGCCGCATCGGCGGCCCCTATGCCCTGGACAATGCCATTTCCCGGCGGGCCGCGGAACACAAGGGCATGGACGATCCCCTGGCCGGGCACGCCGACATCCTGCTGGCCCCGGACCTGGCGGCCGGCAACATCCTCTACAAGGGGCTCATGTACTTTGCGGGCTCCAAGGCCGCCGGGGCCATCGTGGGCACCCGTGCGCCCGTGGTGCTCAATTCCCGCGCGGATACGGACGAGACCAAGCTCAATGCCATGGCCCTGGGCGTGCTCATGGCCGCCGAGCGTGGCTTGTTGTAG
- a CDS encoding PAS domain-containing protein, with the protein MKQGATRIVLICADNDTAARIREALEGLPVAVSFRATSTEEGLDALEKRSCAAVILAPAKKEKKWEQAVADIAERHPGLPVIVLAPEGTDREENACSAGASDYLEWNASLPRALATALRHAARVFELRQRLARETDIIAMTRKLGRIGQWRYDFTTDTAQWSPECYAMFGLDPATNTPLNLEQFRERILPDDLEAANAAFSLSRKTGELLDVEFRCRRENGETCHVRCIAEPQQDETGTYVAHEGIIQDITQHRLVNAELERRRIQMQDAQSIARMGSWDMDENGTFLWSEGLYQVFGCNPEDITSFESFRQYIHPEDREVFDQANRATFREGWPLDFEYRIIRPDGEERYLHLHRRVVLDNAGKVARAYGIARDITSQKRFESALNKRDAILQAVGQAAGRFLRGGAWEKEAEKVIEALGKSVGAELTYVYCNETVGGELTAALSHEWHSPEHPGLMKYDALQSQAYSNGYSRWALRLGDKKPIMGHVRTLPASERALLETLGIKSIMAVPVFVGKQWWGFMGAAIYQAERDWLSTELESMQLAAEILGSAIHRDRMEQKLMVANLSAEEAQREAEEANQAKSMFLANMSHEIRTPISGIIGLTEMTITTGLKPEQRTNLNMIRDAARSLLNLVNDVLDISKIEANRLSLTPADFRFRKAMDQMVKPFLPQAKKKGLDLAMNIHESVPEFVHGDKDRLAQIIRNLLSNALKFTSQGGVDIHVETERSAADRTCLLFRVSDTGMGIPPDMLDHIFDAFTQVDSSTHKQHQGTGLGLAICRELVSLMGGEIEVGSRLGRGSVFTFRAWFGTAEAAVEPEHEAPILPDPLNLNILLAEDNELNQKFLTHFLSMFGHTVTLARNGVEVLETLAKARQTFDLILMDIQMPEMGGVETTRRIRSSEGRLYDRNIPIVALTAYAMKSDRDSIMAAGMDEYVTKPVDMAELSAAIVRAVNKRGKAARKARTRITARSQLVRPALAPQQGFRLNTEALVQRFRGNDQLLVEILDIFLREAEERLEQINDAWTRQEASALGAALHSMSNIVSHVQAIEIMSESRQLEQWVHQGRMDLVGSGLKGFKQRFRQVVDAVRNFRQDFP; encoded by the coding sequence ATGAAACAGGGCGCGACACGCATTGTATTGATTTGTGCCGACAACGACACGGCCGCACGCATCCGGGAGGCGCTCGAAGGCCTGCCCGTAGCCGTCTCCTTCCGGGCCACAAGCACGGAAGAGGGGTTGGACGCCCTGGAAAAACGCTCCTGTGCGGCCGTGATCCTGGCCCCGGCCAAGAAGGAAAAAAAGTGGGAACAGGCCGTTGCGGACATCGCCGAGCGCCACCCCGGCCTGCCGGTCATTGTCCTGGCCCCCGAAGGAACCGACCGGGAAGAGAACGCCTGCAGCGCCGGGGCATCCGACTACCTCGAATGGAACGCCTCCCTGCCCCGCGCCCTGGCAACCGCCCTGCGGCACGCCGCGCGGGTCTTTGAGCTGCGCCAGCGCCTTGCCCGGGAAACCGACATCATCGCCATGACCCGCAAGCTGGGGCGCATCGGCCAGTGGCGCTACGACTTCACCACGGACACGGCCCAATGGTCGCCCGAATGCTATGCCATGTTCGGGCTGGACCCGGCCACGAACACCCCCCTGAACCTGGAGCAATTCCGGGAGCGCATTCTCCCGGACGACCTCGAGGCAGCAAACGCGGCCTTCTCCCTCAGCCGGAAAACCGGCGAACTCCTGGATGTGGAGTTCCGCTGCAGGCGCGAAAACGGGGAAACCTGCCATGTCCGTTGCATTGCAGAGCCCCAGCAGGACGAGACAGGGACGTATGTGGCCCACGAAGGCATCATTCAGGACATCACCCAGCACAGGCTGGTCAACGCCGAGCTGGAACGGCGAAGGATACAGATGCAGGACGCCCAGTCCATCGCCCGCATGGGCAGCTGGGACATGGACGAGAACGGCACCTTTCTCTGGTCCGAAGGCCTCTACCAGGTCTTCGGCTGCAACCCCGAGGACATCACCAGCTTCGAAAGCTTCCGCCAGTACATCCACCCCGAGGACCGCGAGGTCTTCGACCAGGCCAACCGGGCCACCTTCCGGGAGGGCTGGCCCCTGGACTTCGAGTACCGCATCATCCGCCCGGACGGGGAGGAACGTTACCTGCATCTGCACCGCAGGGTGGTGCTGGACAATGCCGGCAAGGTGGCCCGCGCCTACGGCATCGCCCGGGACATCACCAGCCAGAAGCGCTTTGAATCCGCCCTGAACAAGCGGGACGCCATCCTCCAGGCCGTGGGCCAGGCGGCCGGGCGCTTCCTGCGCGGGGGAGCCTGGGAAAAGGAGGCCGAAAAGGTCATCGAAGCCCTGGGCAAGTCCGTGGGCGCGGAGCTGACCTACGTCTACTGCAATGAAACCGTGGGCGGAGAACTGACGGCCGCCCTGAGCCACGAATGGCACAGCCCGGAGCATCCCGGACTCATGAAATACGATGCCCTGCAAAGCCAGGCATACTCCAACGGGTATTCCCGGTGGGCCTTGCGCCTGGGCGACAAGAAACCCATCATGGGCCATGTGCGCACCCTGCCCGCCTCCGAGCGCGCGCTCCTGGAGACCCTGGGCATCAAGTCCATCATGGCGGTACCGGTCTTCGTGGGCAAGCAATGGTGGGGGTTCATGGGCGCGGCCATCTACCAGGCCGAACGGGACTGGCTGTCCACGGAGCTGGAGTCCATGCAGCTGGCCGCCGAGATTCTGGGCAGCGCCATCCACCGGGACCGCATGGAGCAGAAGCTCATGGTGGCCAACCTCTCGGCCGAGGAGGCCCAGCGCGAGGCCGAGGAGGCGAACCAGGCCAAGAGCATGTTCCTGGCCAACATGAGCCACGAAATCCGCACACCCATCAGCGGCATCATCGGGCTCACGGAAATGACCATCACCACCGGGCTCAAGCCCGAGCAGCGCACAAACCTGAACATGATCCGCGATGCGGCCCGCTCCCTGCTGAACCTGGTCAACGATGTCCTGGACATCTCCAAGATCGAGGCCAACAGACTTTCCCTGACGCCCGCGGACTTCCGCTTCCGCAAGGCCATGGACCAGATGGTCAAGCCCTTCCTGCCCCAGGCCAAGAAAAAGGGGCTGGACCTGGCCATGAACATCCACGAATCCGTGCCCGAGTTCGTGCACGGCGACAAGGACCGCCTGGCCCAGATCATCCGCAACCTGCTCAGCAACGCCCTCAAGTTCACCAGCCAGGGCGGCGTGGACATCCACGTGGAAACCGAACGCAGCGCGGCGGACCGGACCTGCCTGCTGTTCCGGGTCTCGGACACGGGCATGGGCATTCCCCCGGACATGCTGGACCACATTTTCGACGCCTTCACCCAGGTGGACAGCTCAACCCACAAGCAGCACCAGGGTACGGGCCTGGGCCTGGCCATCTGCCGGGAACTCGTTTCCCTCATGGGCGGGGAGATCGAGGTGGGCAGCCGCCTCGGCCGGGGCAGCGTCTTCACCTTCCGGGCCTGGTTCGGCACGGCCGAGGCCGCCGTGGAGCCCGAACACGAGGCACCCATCCTGCCCGACCCGCTGAACCTGAACATCCTGCTGGCCGAGGACAACGAGCTGAACCAGAAATTCCTGACCCACTTCCTGTCCATGTTCGGACACACCGTGACCCTGGCCAGGAATGGGGTCGAGGTCCTGGAAACGCTGGCCAAGGCAAGGCAGACCTTCGACCTGATACTCATGGACATCCAGATGCCGGAAATGGGAGGCGTGGAAACCACCAGGCGCATCCGCTCCTCCGAAGGCAGGCTCTACGACAGGAACATTCCCATCGTAGCCCTGACCGCCTACGCCATGAAGAGCGACCGGGACAGCATCATGGCCGCGGGCATGGACGAATACGTGACCAAGCCCGTGGACATGGCCGAACTTTCCGCGGCCATTGTCCGCGCCGTGAACAAGCGGGGCAAGGCCGCCCGAAAGGCCAGAACCCGGATCACGGCCCGGTCCCAGCTCGTGCGGCCCGCCCTGGCCCCGCAGCAGGGTTTCCGGCTCAACACCGAAGCTCTGGTGCAGCGGTTCCGGGGCAACGACCAGTTGCTGGTGGAAATCCTGGATATCTTCCTTCGGGAGGCAGAGGAGAGGCTGGAGCAGATCAACGACGCCTGGACCCGCCAGGAGGCCTCGGCGCTGGGCGCGGCCCTGCACTCCATGTCCAACATTGTCAGCCACGTGCAAGCCATCGAAATCATGAGCGAATCACGACAGCTGGAACAATGGGTGCACCAGGGACGCATGGACCTGGTGGGCAGCGGGCTCAAGGGCTTCAAGCAGCGCTTCCGCCAGGTGGTGGATGCGGTGCGCAACTTCCGCCAGGATTTCCCCTAG
- a CDS encoding response regulator encodes MRVMIVDDHPLLREGLKAIVNQTGRFSVAAEAGTGKEALAVALEQRPDVILMDISMPDMNGIQIIRELGRELPGTRFLVISMHSEADYIVEAFRAGANGYMIKESAAENLVRGLETVAGGGRFLDSALSGEVLDRLMSSGGQYGDVLSSLTTRERQVMRHVIEGLHTKDIARELYISPKTVENHRANMMRKLGFSNTVDLLRFAARTGLIDLSSWSA; translated from the coding sequence ATGAGGGTAATGATTGTTGACGACCACCCCTTGCTGCGCGAGGGCCTCAAGGCCATCGTCAACCAGACGGGGAGGTTTTCGGTGGCCGCGGAGGCGGGCACCGGCAAGGAGGCTCTGGCCGTGGCCCTGGAGCAGCGGCCGGATGTGATCCTCATGGATATTTCCATGCCGGACATGAACGGCATTCAGATCATACGGGAATTGGGCCGGGAACTCCCCGGAACCCGATTTCTGGTCATCAGCATGCATTCCGAGGCCGATTACATCGTGGAGGCCTTCCGGGCTGGCGCCAATGGCTACATGATCAAGGAATCCGCAGCGGAGAACCTGGTGCGGGGCCTGGAAACCGTGGCCGGTGGCGGCCGGTTTCTGGACAGCGCCCTGTCCGGCGAGGTGCTGGACAGGCTCATGAGTTCGGGCGGACAGTACGGGGACGTGCTTTCCTCCCTGACAACCCGCGAGCGGCAGGTCATGCGCCATGTCATCGAGGGGTTGCACACCAAGGACATTGCCAGGGAGCTCTATATCAGCCCCAAGACCGTGGAGAACCACCGGGCCAACATGATGAGGAAGCTCGGTTTTTCCAATACCGTGGATCTGCTGCGCTTTGCGGCGCGCACCGGGCTCATCGACCTGAGTTCCTGGTCGGCGTAG
- a CDS encoding Hsp20/alpha crystallin family protein has translation MSEVMKKNDTNLTQYRPATDILEREDGFYIYMDLPGVAKDALVIDLQEDELTVTGTTSYDLPEGETFTEMQFGNGQYRRTVSLSDIVDRERIRANLKNGVLELFLPRVEKTQPKRIQISQG, from the coding sequence ATGAGCGAAGTGATGAAAAAGAACGACACCAATCTGACCCAGTACCGCCCGGCCACCGACATCCTGGAACGCGAGGACGGGTTCTATATCTACATGGATCTGCCGGGCGTGGCCAAGGACGCCCTGGTCATCGACCTGCAGGAGGACGAGCTGACCGTCACGGGCACGACCTCCTACGACCTGCCCGAGGGCGAGACCTTCACCGAGATGCAGTTCGGCAACGGCCAGTACCGCAGGACCGTGTCCCTGTCCGACATCGTGGACCGGGAACGCATCAGGGCCAACCTGAAGAACGGGGTGCTGGAGCTGTTCCTGCCGAGGGTGGAAAAGACCCAGCCCAAGCGGATCCAGATCTCCCAGGGCTGA
- a CDS encoding Hsp20/alpha crystallin family protein codes for MVLDFNTLYSPFDRFDKLFEDFLRPGFGGQRRLTYPPLNLSQDQDNIVVRAEIPGVDIEDIELTLTDKTLVIKGERKAEEGKYYRQERPAGVFHRVINLHVPVDRERVGASMKDGMLTVTLPKTEEVKPRTISIEAE; via the coding sequence ATGGTTTTGGACTTCAATACTCTCTATTCCCCGTTTGACCGGTTCGACAAATTGTTTGAAGACTTCCTGCGCCCCGGCTTCGGCGGGCAGCGTCGCTTGACGTACCCTCCCCTGAACCTGAGCCAGGACCAGGACAACATCGTGGTGCGCGCGGAAATTCCGGGCGTGGACATCGAGGACATAGAATTGACCCTCACGGACAAGACCCTGGTCATCAAGGGCGAACGCAAGGCCGAGGAAGGCAAGTACTACCGCCAGGAACGTCCCGCAGGCGTTTTCCACAGGGTCATCAACCTGCACGTGCCCGTGGACCGGGAAAGGGTGGGCGCCTCCATGAAGGACGGCATGCTCACCGTGACCCTGCCCAAGACCGAGGAAGTCAAGCCCCGCACCATCAGCATCGAAGCCGAGTAA
- a CDS encoding Trm112 family protein, with translation MALNKELLNILACPECKGELELLPKEDGLRCPKCEVVYPIKDEIPIMLVDQAVSDKDWTGSKAS, from the coding sequence ATGGCGCTGAACAAGGAACTGCTGAACATACTGGCCTGCCCGGAATGCAAGGGCGAACTGGAACTGCTGCCCAAGGAGGACGGCCTGCGCTGTCCCAAATGCGAAGTGGTCTATCCCATCAAGGACGAGATCCCCATCATGCTGGTGGATCAGGCCGTTTCCGACAAGGACTGGACCGGCAGCAAGGCGTCCTAG
- a CDS encoding chemotaxis protein — MENNKEILLETGTNELEILEFFIDEADRHGKPQPCHFGVNVAKVMQVIESPNLEPPESAPHPCFMGTIPLRGHILPVLDLSNWLGMDRVKKEDDVVIVTEFSQAVTGFLVSGVTEIHRVGWPEVIPPQGMLNSFDQNTIIGLVDIHEHFIQLLDLEHILSDLDPTSTLAAWTSDVQAARQLRALVADDSATIRAMLKNNLEAANFDIRLTNTGEDALLKLRALKEQASEEGKTIRDYLDIIIADIEMPRMDGFTLTKNIKEDPELSQLPVILYSSIITDELRHKGESVRADAQVAKPDMDKMAALAIELLGERGIEVRS, encoded by the coding sequence ATGGAAAACAACAAGGAAATACTCCTGGAAACCGGGACCAATGAGCTTGAAATACTGGAATTTTTCATCGACGAGGCCGACAGGCACGGAAAACCGCAGCCGTGCCACTTCGGCGTCAATGTGGCCAAGGTCATGCAGGTCATCGAGAGCCCGAACCTGGAACCGCCCGAATCCGCGCCGCACCCGTGCTTCATGGGCACCATCCCCCTGCGCGGGCACATCCTGCCCGTGCTGGACCTCTCCAACTGGCTGGGCATGGACCGGGTGAAAAAGGAGGACGATGTGGTCATCGTCACCGAATTCAGCCAGGCCGTGACCGGATTCCTGGTTTCGGGGGTCACCGAGATCCACCGCGTGGGCTGGCCCGAAGTCATCCCGCCCCAGGGCATGCTCAATTCCTTTGATCAGAACACCATCATCGGCCTGGTGGACATCCACGAACACTTCATCCAGCTCCTGGACCTGGAACACATCCTCTCGGACCTGGATCCCACCTCCACCCTGGCCGCCTGGACCAGCGACGTGCAGGCCGCCCGCCAGCTCCGCGCACTGGTGGCCGACGATTCCGCCACCATCCGGGCCATGCTCAAGAACAACCTGGAGGCCGCCAACTTCGACATCCGGCTCACCAACACGGGCGAGGACGCCCTGCTCAAGCTCCGGGCCCTCAAGGAGCAGGCCTCGGAGGAAGGAAAGACCATCCGGGACTACCTGGACATCATCATCGCGGACATCGAGATGCCGCGCATGGACGGATTCACCCTGACCAAGAACATCAAGGAGGACCCGGAACTGAGCCAGCTTCCCGTGATCCTCTATTCCTCCATCATCACCGACGAACTGCGGCACAAGGGGGAATCCGTGCGCGCCGACGCCCAGGTGGCCAAGCCGGACATGGACAAGATGGCCGCCCTGGCCATCGAGCTGCTGGGCGAACGGGGCATCGAGGTCCGGTCCTAG
- a CDS encoding PHP domain-containing protein, whose translation MIDLHTHSTASDGTDSPRELVRKAAEIGLEALALTDHDTLQGLPEALEAGREFGVEVVPGCELSVESPEGVGWIHIVGLWIPEEAEPLQRAFDWVIEGRETRNHEIIARLRKLGINITYDNVVARAGGTVGRPHIAQELLSLGVVESVQHAFGQYLGDNGRAYVPKRKLSREQAIGVLREVGATSILAHPFMLGPSPALVESIVGGLKDMGLDGMEVFYTEHDESATKLFGRLADKFGLLKSGGSDYHGHVKPGTKLGVGKDNLDISYDLLEAMKEARRARGQWVTERIGG comes from the coding sequence ATGATCGATCTGCATACCCATTCCACGGCATCGGACGGAACGGACAGCCCCCGGGAGCTGGTCCGCAAGGCGGCGGAAATCGGCCTCGAAGCGCTGGCCCTCACGGACCACGACACGCTCCAGGGACTGCCCGAGGCTCTGGAGGCGGGGCGGGAATTCGGCGTGGAGGTGGTGCCGGGCTGCGAGCTGAGCGTGGAATCCCCGGAGGGCGTGGGATGGATCCATATCGTGGGCCTGTGGATCCCGGAGGAGGCCGAGCCGCTGCAGCGGGCCTTTGACTGGGTCATCGAGGGGAGAGAGACCCGCAACCACGAGATCATCGCCAGGCTGCGCAAGCTGGGCATCAACATCACCTACGACAACGTGGTGGCCCGGGCCGGGGGCACGGTGGGCCGCCCGCACATCGCCCAGGAGCTGCTTTCCCTGGGAGTGGTGGAAAGCGTGCAGCACGCCTTCGGCCAATATCTGGGCGACAACGGCAGGGCCTACGTGCCCAAGCGCAAGCTGAGCCGCGAGCAGGCCATCGGCGTGCTCCGGGAGGTGGGAGCCACCTCGATCCTGGCCCATCCCTTCATGCTGGGCCCGTCTCCGGCCCTTGTGGAAAGCATTGTCGGGGGGCTCAAGGACATGGGCCTGGACGGCATGGAGGTGTTCTACACCGAGCACGACGAGTCGGCCACCAAGCTTTTCGGCAGGCTGGCGGACAAGTTTGGGCTGCTCAAGAGCGGAGGGTCCGATTACCACGGCCACGTCAAGCCCGGCACCAAGCTGGGCGTGGGCAAGGACAACCTGGATATATCCTATGACCTGCTGGAGGCCATGAAAGAGGCCCGGCGCGCCCGGGGCCAGTGGGTCACGGAGCGGATCGGCGGGTAG
- a CDS encoding cereblon family protein: MPTSQTVETHYLLKGAPEPNRDSPRPEEGLDDGQGGRRVFICRSCGNRITSAAAAMAVNGKHKHTFFNPHGYVFELGCFSSAPGTIRVGPASPEFTWFSGHTWQTLVCGRCNIHIGWHYQADSGSGFYGLILPQVAEVDEDGA, translated from the coding sequence ATGCCGACATCTCAGACTGTTGAAACGCACTATCTGCTCAAGGGAGCTCCGGAACCGAACCGGGATTCCCCCCGGCCGGAAGAGGGACTCGACGACGGCCAGGGCGGCAGGCGCGTGTTCATCTGCCGTTCCTGCGGCAACCGCATAACCTCCGCCGCAGCGGCCATGGCCGTGAACGGCAAGCACAAGCACACCTTTTTCAATCCCCATGGCTATGTCTTCGAACTGGGCTGCTTCTCCTCCGCCCCGGGCACCATCCGCGTGGGTCCCGCCTCCCCGGAATTCACCTGGTTTTCGGGCCACACCTGGCAGACCCTTGTCTGCGGCCGGTGCAACATCCATATCGGATGGCACTACCAGGCCGACTCCGGCTCCGGATTCTACGGCCTTATCCTTCCCCAGGTGGCAGAGGTGGACGAGGACGGCGCATGA
- a CDS encoding substrate-binding periplasmic protein has product MKQSVFLVAAVLAALLLAGGAWAQSERNLLFVYEDKPNSDRCLGSGTAIPWEKPGLSVELMVMTARRLGINLKLQRMPWKRCKYMLQHGLAEGMFHTSYDEERTQYALYPMKNGSPDPSRAVFSQSYYFYTTKTDHVDWDGMELRNLGARPVGISMGYSIANDLQELGIRYVEFVDQETSLVSLVEGRVAAVADLGTMTDPIIKASSRRFQTVRKLDPPLRTKPYFLVFSRKLGLEDPPLADLFWKTMKEVEASSAFREREKLYR; this is encoded by the coding sequence GTGAAGCAGTCGGTTTTCCTTGTGGCCGCGGTCCTGGCGGCGCTTCTCCTGGCAGGCGGTGCATGGGCCCAGTCCGAGCGCAATCTGTTGTTCGTGTATGAGGACAAACCCAATTCCGACCGCTGTCTGGGGAGCGGCACGGCCATTCCCTGGGAAAAGCCCGGCCTTTCCGTGGAGCTCATGGTCATGACCGCCCGCAGGCTGGGTATCAATCTCAAGCTGCAGCGCATGCCCTGGAAGCGGTGCAAGTACATGCTTCAGCATGGCTTGGCCGAGGGCATGTTCCACACCAGTTATGATGAAGAGCGGACCCAGTACGCCCTGTATCCCATGAAGAACGGCAGCCCCGACCCTTCCCGCGCCGTGTTTTCCCAGTCCTATTATTTCTATACCACCAAGACCGACCATGTGGATTGGGACGGCATGGAACTGCGCAACCTGGGCGCCAGGCCCGTGGGCATTTCCATGGGCTATTCCATTGCCAATGACCTTCAGGAGCTTGGTATCCGCTATGTGGAGTTCGTTGACCAGGAGACCAGCCTGGTCAGCCTGGTCGAGGGCCGGGTGGCCGCCGTTGCCGACCTGGGCACCATGACCGACCCCATCATCAAGGCCAGCAGCCGCCGTTTTCAGACCGTCAGGAAGCTGGATCCGCCCCTCAGGACCAAGCCCTATTTCCTGGTTTTTTCCCGCAAGCTGGGCCTGGAGGATCCCCCGCTGGCCGACCTGTTCTGGAAGACCATGAAGGAAGTGGAGGCCTCCTCCGCCTTTCGCGAGCGGGAGAAGCTCTACCGGTAG
- a CDS encoding YigZ family protein, whose protein sequence is MSSRYLIPAVSRHRVEESIKRSRFIATLAHVQCPEEARAFVAEIKEEFPDATHNCWAFAAGSPGETAHVGLSDDGEPHGTAGKPMLNALLHSGVGEIAAVVTRYFGGVKLGTGGLVRAYSGLVSLGLESLPTKEKVELSLVQAVIPYTFVTLFKRMLPDFEAEVAEESFEVDASFLVRLPSEHVRAFEKELLDMTKGEALFSPSQEHP, encoded by the coding sequence ATGTCCAGCCGTTACCTGATCCCGGCCGTTTCCCGTCACCGCGTGGAGGAGAGCATCAAGCGCTCGAGGTTCATCGCCACCCTGGCGCACGTGCAGTGCCCGGAGGAGGCCCGCGCGTTTGTGGCCGAGATCAAGGAGGAATTCCCGGACGCCACGCACAATTGCTGGGCCTTTGCGGCCGGTTCCCCCGGCGAAACCGCCCATGTGGGGCTGAGCGACGACGGCGAGCCCCACGGCACGGCCGGCAAGCCCATGCTGAATGCCCTGCTGCATTCGGGCGTGGGCGAGATCGCGGCCGTGGTCACCCGCTACTTCGGGGGCGTCAAGCTCGGCACGGGCGGGCTGGTGCGCGCCTATTCCGGCCTGGTCAGCCTGGGGCTGGAGTCCCTGCCGACCAAGGAAAAGGTGGAGCTTTCCCTGGTGCAGGCCGTCATTCCCTATACCTTTGTCACCCTGTTCAAGCGCATGCTTCCCGACTTTGAGGCCGAGGTAGCGGAGGAATCCTTCGAGGTGGACGCCTCCTTTCTCGTGCGGCTTCCGTCGGAGCATGTCCGGGCCTTTGAAAAGGAGCTCCTGGACATGACCAAGGGCGAAGCGCTTTTTTCCCCTTCGCAAGAGCACCCCTGA